The following proteins are encoded in a genomic region of Sesamum indicum cultivar Zhongzhi No. 13 linkage group LG8, S_indicum_v1.0, whole genome shotgun sequence:
- the LOC105168583 gene encoding katanin p80 WD40 repeat-containing subunit B1 homolog, with the protein MAKRRYKLQEFVAHAGNVNCLNFGRKNCRLFITGGDDRKVNLWSIGKAASVMSLSGHTSPVVSAGFDSAEELVIAGSSSGVIKLWDMAERKIVRTLFGHRSYCTAVEFHPFGEFFSSGSMDTNLKIWDIRKKGCIHTYKGHTGGISTIRFSPDGRWVASGGFDNVVKVWDLTAGKLLHNFKLHKGHVCTIEFHPLEFLLATGSADHTVKFWDLEKFEMIGSAKREATGVRSMTFHPDGRSLFCGLDDSLKVYSWEPVICHDSVDMEWSTLSDLCIHNGKLLSGAYYKNSIAVWVADISLIEPYLTRLGLEKHSHSLQKCDSRGSLLKNEESHPKPESNLCERTLDNDSKEIKTIYVDSAALNSITSKTVELLDAPKIVLPSDSNGISIVGTQKQGPAGSSHAETNEPADNRSFIVPSSVPSDGPDGKDLVGSRRESIASTTDSTAECAKPRHKRRLSDSQFDLEITLEAVPCETIRTAVSSKEDPNVCCGLVVEEISGEHPEGKKSSIKNFVEKFDIKPSLATESSRETGDQTLNFRKRLNPVKAVKGVAVAHGRTRSLVELFEKKEMFDVKEIQRPDSPSVTSEPVDDIRTPDSISVITKPINEIRTPDSTFMTTDPVNDISKPDSTSVIPDPVNEIRAPGIASVTTDPVNEIQTPGIASVTTDPVIEIRTPDSTSMTTPVNEIRTPGTTSVTTDPVNEIRTPGIASVTTDPVNEIRTPDSASMTTDPVDEIWVPDSASVTTEPVETLLSENNDKKIIMREDATVDDNNVIQNLMQNHDVVLSTFRSRLTKLQVVRHFWEMNDVKGAINALRRLPDHSVHADVVDVLIERMDVFTLDLFSCLLPVLLELSESKAERHASISLEMLLKLTSAYGAVIRSTVSAPPTVGIDLHAQERLECSKLCASHLQNIQKNLPDLVKRGGAVGRWAQQLHLVLEQQ; encoded by the exons ATGGCGAAACGCCGATATAAATTGC AGGAATTTGTAGCACATGCGGGGAATGTGAATTGTTTGAACTTCGGGAGAAAGAACTGCAGATTATTTATTACTGGTGGAGATGATCGGAAAGTGAATCTTTGGTCGATAGGCAAGGCTGCATCTGTGATg AGCCTTTCTGGCCACACAAGTCCAGTTGTGTCTGCAGGTTTTGATTCAGCAGAGGAATTAGTGATAGCTGGATCATCTTCCGGAGTCATAAAGCTGTGGGATATGgcagaaagaaaaa TTGTTCGCACTCTTTTTGGACACAGATCCTATTGCACTGCTGTTGAGTTCCATCCATTTGGTGAGTTTTTTTCATCTGGTTCCATGGATACTAATCTAAAGATATGGGATATTAGAAAGAAAGGATGCATCCACACATATAAGGGTCATACTGGTGGGATCAGTACAATAAGATTCAGTCCTGATGGCCGTTGGGTCGCCTCTGGTGGTTTTGATAATGTCGTAAAG GTATGGGATTTGACTGCGGGGAAGCTTTTGCACAATTTCAAGCTCCACAAAGGACATGTTTGCACCATAGAATTCCATCCTCTCGAGTTTCTTTTAGCAACTG GTTCCGCAGACCATACTGTAAAATTTTGGGATCTGGAGAAGTTTGAGATGATTGGATCTGCGAAACGTGAG GCTACAGGAGTCCGATCAATGACCTTCCACCCTGACGGAAGAAGTCTTTTTTGTGGACTGGATGATAGTTTAAAG GTTTACTCTTGGGAGCCTGTAATCTGCCATGATTCTGTTGACATGGAATGGTCAACACTTAGTGATCTTTGCATTCACAATGGAAAACTTTTGAGTGGTGCATATTACAAAAACTCCATTGCAGTTTGGGTGGCAGATATCTCG CTTATAGAGCCATATCTGACAAGATTAGGACTGGAGAAACATAGCCACTCGTTGCAGAAATGTGATAGTCGGGGAAGTCTTTTGAAGAATGAAGAAAGCCATCCAAAGCCTGAGTCAAATCTGTGTGAAAGAACACTAGATAATGATTCTaaggaaattaaaacaatttatgtTGACT CTGCAGCTTTAAATTCTATCACTTCAAAGACAGTTGAATTGCTTGACGCTCCTAAGATTGTACTCCCATCTGATTCCAACGGAATCAGTATAGTGGGAACTCAGAAGCAGGGTCCTGCAGGGAGCTCGCATGCAGAAACTAATGAACCTGCTGATAATAGATCTTTCATAGTGCCTAGCAGTGTACCTTCTGATGGTCCTGATGGAAAAGATTTGGTGGGATCTAGAAGGGAATCGATTGCCTCCACTACGGACAGCACTGCTGAATGTGCTAAGCCCCGGCATAAAAGGAGGCTATCTGACAGTCAATTTGATTTGGAGATAACCCTCGAAGCTGTTCCTTGTGAAACTATCAGAACTGCAGTAAGCAGTAAAGAGGATCCAAATGTCTGCTGTGGGCTTGTTGTAGAGGAAATTTCTGGGGAACACCCTGAGGGGAAAAAATCAAGTATCAAGAATTTTGTGGAGAAGTTTGATATAAAACCGTCATTGGCAACCGAGTCAAGTAGAGAAACTG GTGATCAGACCCTCAATTTCAGGAAAAGGTTGAATCCTGTTAAAGCTGTCAAAGGAG TGGCTGTGGCACATGGAAGGACTCGCAGTTTGGTTgagttgtttgaaaaaaaggaaatgttTGATGTCAAGGAAATTCAGAGACCTGATAGCCCTTCTGTGACCAGTGAGCCTGTGGATGATATTCGGACACCTGATAGCATTTCTGTGATCACTAAGCCTATCAATGAAATTCGTACACCTGATAGCACTTTTATGACCACAGATCCTGTCAATGACATTTCCAAACCTGATAGCACCTCTGTGATCCCTGATCCTGTCAATGAAATTCGGGCACCTGGTATCGCCTCTGTGACCACTGATCCTGTCAATGAAATTCAGACACCTGGTATAGCCTCTGTGACCACTGATCCTGTCATTGAAATTCGGACACCTGATAGCACCTCTATGACCACTCCTGTTAATGAAATCCGGACACCTGGTACCACCTCTGTGACCACCGATCCCGTCAATGAAATTCGGACACCTGGTATCGCCTCTGTGACCACTGATCCTGTCAATGAAATTCGAACACCTGATAGCGCCTCTATGACCACTGATCCTGTTGATGAAATTTGGGTACCTGATAGCGCCTCTGTGACCACCGAGCCTGTCGAAACACTCCTGTCTGAG aataatgataagaaaattattatgagGGAGGATGCAACTGTGGATGACAATAATGTTATTCAAAACCTGATGCAGAATCATGATGTGGTATTGAGTACATTTCGGTCACGACTGACGAAGTTACAG GTGGTGAGGCATTTTTGGGAAATGAATGATGTCAAGGGAGCCATAAATGCTCTGAGGAGATTGCCTGACCATTCT GTACACGCAGATGTAGTTGATGTTCTCATAGAAAGAATGGATGTTTTTACGTTGGACCTATTCTCTTGCTTGCTTCCTGTGCTCTTAGAATTGTCTGAAAGCAAGGCAGAAAG GCATGCTAGTATTTCACTGGAGATGCTTCTGAAGTTGACATCAGCGTACGGTGCAGTAATTCGTTCAACAGTTTCAGCACCTCCAACAGTTGGGATTGACCTTCATGCACAAGAAAG ACTTGAATGCAGCAAACTATGCGCTTCCCATCTCCaaaatatacagaaaaatCTTCCAGACCTCGTGAA GCGCGGAGGAGCTGTAGGAAGATGGGCACAACAACTACACCTAGTTCTCGAACAACAGTAG